A genomic window from Caldicellulosiruptor kronotskyensis 2002 includes:
- a CDS encoding type II toxin-antitoxin system RnlB family antitoxin: MKDVKKEKFIIKEVYNTEYKVMVIVLDSVFLTEILDEIERELEYLKVKGNVLIDTLLFNGNNDERFISIYFDGQKFDLGSYKIVKFKKDSSFRRITSDYLRVNKEILEYSILNDFQRKLIKKGIDI; this comes from the coding sequence ATGAAAGATGTAAAAAAAGAAAAGTTTATAATCAAAGAGGTGTATAATACTGAATACAAAGTAATGGTTATAGTATTGGATAGTGTCTTTTTGACCGAAATACTGGACGAAATCGAAAGAGAACTAGAATACTTAAAAGTGAAAGGAAATGTATTGATAGACACGCTTCTTTTCAATGGGAATAATGATGAAAGATTTATTTCAATATATTTTGATGGACAAAAATTTGATTTGGGAAGTTATAAAATCGTAAAATTCAAAAAAGATTCAAGTTTTAGGAGAATTACAAGTGATTATTTGCGAGTTAACAAGGAAATATTAGAATACTCTATTTTAAATGATTTTCAAAGAAAACTCATAAAAAAGGGAATAGATATATAA